One genomic region from Macaca mulatta isolate MMU2019108-1 chromosome 20, T2T-MMU8v2.0, whole genome shotgun sequence encodes:
- the ZNF174 gene encoding zinc finger protein 174 isoform X1: MAAKMEITLSSNTEASSKQERHIIAKLEEKRGPTLQKNCPDPELCRQSFRRFCYQEVSGPQEALSQLRQLCRQWLQPELHTKEQILELLVMEQFLTILPPEIQARVRHRCPMNSKEIVTLVEDFHRASKKPKQWVAVCMQGQKVLLEKTGSQLGEQELPDFQPQTPRRDLRESSPAEPSQAGAYDQLSPHHWEKSPLLQEPTPKLAGTEAPRMRSDNKENPQQEGAKGAKPCAVSAGRSKGNGLQSPEPRGANMSEPRLSRRQVSPPNAQKPFAHYQRHCRVEYISSPLKSHPLRELKKSKGGKRSLSNRLQHLGHQPTRSAKKPYKCDDCGKSFTWNSELKRHKRVHTGERPYTCGECGNCFGRQSTLKLHQRIHTGEKPYQCGQCGKSFRQSSNLHQHHRLHHGD, encoded by the exons ATGGCAGCTAAAATGGAGATAACTTTAAGCTCCAACACTGAAGCTTCCTCCAAGCAAGAGAGACACATAATAGCCAAACTAGAAGAGAAACGGGGGCCTACTCTGCAAAAAAACTGCCCCGATCCTGAGCTCTGCCGCCAGAGCTTCAGACGCTTTTGTTATCAAGAGGTGTCTGGACCCCAAGAGGCACTCTCCCAGCTCCGACAGCTCTGCCGTCAGTGGCTACAACCCGAGCTGCACACCAAGGAGCAGATTTTGGAGCTTCTGGTGATGGAGCAGTTCCTGACCATCCTGCCCCCAGAGATCCAGGCTCGGGTCAGGCATCGATGTCCAATGAACAGCAAGGAGATTGTGACCCTCGTGGAAGATTTTCACAGAGCATCCAAGAAACCAAAGCAGTGG GTGGCCGTTTGTATGCAGGGGCAAAAGGTGCTCTTGGAGAAAACTGGATCTCAGCTTGGAGAACAGGAACTGCCAGACTTTCAACCGCAGACTCCTAGGAGAGATCTCAGGGAGAGCTCTCCAGCAGAACCTTCCCAGGCGGGAGCTTATGACCAGCTGAGCCCCCATCATTGGGAGAAATCCCCACTGCTCCAAGAACCAACCCCCAAATTGGCTGGGACAG AGGCCCCCAGAATGAGAAGTGACAACAAGGAAAATCCACAACAGGAAGGGGCTAAAGGAGCAAAGCCATGTGCAGTGTCAGCTGGCAGATCCAAAGGGAATGGTCTGCAGAGTCCTGAACCGAGAGGGGCAAATATGAGTGAACCTCGGTTGTCACGGAGGCAGGTCAGCCCCCCAAATGCTCAAAAGCCATTTGCTCACTACCAGAGACATTGCAGGGTGGAATACATCAGCAGCCCCCTAAAAAGCCACCCACTGAGAGAGCTGAAGAAAAGCAAAGGAGGTAAACGGAGCCTGAGCAACCGTTTGCAACATCTTGGTCACCAGCCCACCCGCTCAGCAAAGAAACCCTACAAATGCGATGACTGTGGGAAAAGCTTCACGTGGAATTCAGAGCTGAAGAGACACAAGAGAGTCCACACAGGAGAGAGACCCTACACGTGCGGAGAGTGTGGAAACTGCTTTGGGCGGCAGTCAACCCTGAAGCTGCACCAAAGGatccacactggagagaagccatACCAGTGTGGCCAGTGTGGGAAAAGCTTTCGCCAGAGCTCAAACCTTCACCAGCATCACAGGCTCCACCATGGGGATTGA
- the ZNF174 gene encoding zinc finger protein 174 isoform X2, whose translation MAAKMEITLSSNTEASSKQERHIIAKLEEKRGPTLQKNCPDPELCRQSFRRFCYQEVSGPQEALSQLRQLCRQWLQPELHTKEQILELLVMEQFLTILPPEIQARVRHRCPMNSKEIVTLVEDFHRASKKPKQWVAVCMQGQKVLLEKTGSQLGEQELPDFQPQTPRRDLRESSPAEPSQAGAYDQLSPHHWEKSPLLQEPTPKLAGTELLIEKTDPNMATDELPCKLWLSFIA comes from the exons ATGGCAGCTAAAATGGAGATAACTTTAAGCTCCAACACTGAAGCTTCCTCCAAGCAAGAGAGACACATAATAGCCAAACTAGAAGAGAAACGGGGGCCTACTCTGCAAAAAAACTGCCCCGATCCTGAGCTCTGCCGCCAGAGCTTCAGACGCTTTTGTTATCAAGAGGTGTCTGGACCCCAAGAGGCACTCTCCCAGCTCCGACAGCTCTGCCGTCAGTGGCTACAACCCGAGCTGCACACCAAGGAGCAGATTTTGGAGCTTCTGGTGATGGAGCAGTTCCTGACCATCCTGCCCCCAGAGATCCAGGCTCGGGTCAGGCATCGATGTCCAATGAACAGCAAGGAGATTGTGACCCTCGTGGAAGATTTTCACAGAGCATCCAAGAAACCAAAGCAGTGG GTGGCCGTTTGTATGCAGGGGCAAAAGGTGCTCTTGGAGAAAACTGGATCTCAGCTTGGAGAACAGGAACTGCCAGACTTTCAACCGCAGACTCCTAGGAGAGATCTCAGGGAGAGCTCTCCAGCAGAACCTTCCCAGGCGGGAGCTTATGACCAGCTGAGCCCCCATCATTGGGAGAAATCCCCACTGCTCCAAGAACCAACCCCCAAATTGGCTGGGACAG AACTTCTTATAGAAAAGACAGATCCAAATATGGCCACAGATGAACTTCCATGCAAGCTATGGCTGAGTTTCATTGCTTAA